One genomic region from Anaeromusa acidaminophila DSM 3853 encodes:
- a CDS encoding energy-coupling factor transporter transmembrane component T has translation MNKLAPLTKLLLTLAVTLWAMVLQTPLALSLLIVAELLALALAGKLRSTLAASTGLFFFAVLLGLMQYAFGASLDFSIAIALKMLVMTLIFVLLLATTRLQDLTTALTTQCKVPYEYAFMLTTALRFVPDFLAESKAVREAQACRGYHPGGNPLKRFASYLAVVQPLVLRAITRSETMAVSLELRGFGAPGRTFAGKVSLRIMDYLALAAMAAVSVGIIAFS, from the coding sequence ATGAATAAATTGGCTCCTTTAACCAAGCTGCTACTCACGTTGGCGGTCACGCTCTGGGCCATGGTGCTACAGACGCCCTTGGCGCTGTCCCTGCTCATCGTTGCAGAGCTCCTAGCTCTGGCCTTAGCTGGAAAACTGCGTAGCACCCTAGCCGCTTCTACAGGCCTGTTTTTCTTCGCGGTACTGCTCGGACTCATGCAATACGCCTTCGGCGCCAGCCTTGATTTCTCTATCGCCATCGCCCTAAAAATGCTGGTAATGACCCTTATTTTCGTGCTGCTTTTGGCGACGACGCGCCTGCAAGATCTGACTACAGCCCTGACAACGCAGTGCAAAGTCCCCTACGAATACGCTTTCATGCTAACGACGGCACTGCGCTTTGTGCCTGACTTCCTGGCGGAAAGCAAGGCGGTCCGCGAAGCCCAAGCCTGCCGCGGCTATCATCCCGGCGGCAATCCCCTGAAACGCTTCGCCTCCTACTTGGCCGTCGTACAGCCGCTGGTGCTGCGGGCCATCACCCGCTCGGAGACCATGGCCGTCAGCCTGGAGTTGCGCGGCTTCGGCGCTCCCGGCCGCACCTTTGCCGGCAAAGTGTCCTTGCGAATCATGGACTACCTGGCTTTGGCGGCCATGGCGGCCGTCAGCGTCGGAATTATCGCTTTTTCGTAA